One stretch of Haladaptatus sp. R4 DNA includes these proteins:
- a CDS encoding DUF1328 domain-containing protein → MALLALAVAFVILAIIAAVLGAGGIAGMSMNIAKWLVIVFLVLAVLSYVF, encoded by the coding sequence ATGGCGCTTCTGGCACTCGCGGTTGCGTTCGTCATTCTCGCCATCATCGCTGCCGTGCTCGGCGCGGGTGGTATCGCCGGTATGTCTATGAACATCGCCAAGTGGCTGGTAATCGTGTTCCTCGTACTGGCGGTGCTATCGTACGTCTTCTGA